The DNA window ATGGCGCGGCCGAAGGCGGGGTCGTTGACGTGCAGGTCCAGGTCCTCGACGGCGACGGCGGAGCCGCGCAGGCCCTCCTCAAGGGCCTCGAAGCAGGCCGCGTCGGCCTCGGGGCCGGCGAACGCGCCGCCGGGCGCGTCGAGCGCGGACACCCCGCGCCGGGGCAGGAACAGCGCGGCGGGGCCGCGCGCCCGGCGCAGCTTGGCGGCCACGCGGCGGCCGAGTTCGCGCATCTCCTCGGGCGTGGTGCGCATCAGCGTCACGGCCGGGTTGTGCGCGTACAGCAGGCGGCCGGCGAACTCGGGGGGCACGCTGTCGCGCGGGCCGAAGTTCACCATGTCGAGCGCGCCGGGGGCGACCACCTGCGGCACGCCGTGCCGTCCGGCGGCGGTCAGCCGGTCGGGCCCGGCCGACAGCACGCCGCCCACCAGGTCGTCGGCCAGCTCGGTGGTGGTCAGGTCGAGCACCCCGGCCAGCATGCCGCTCGCGGCCAGGCCCTCCAGCGCCCGGCCGCCGGCGCCGGTGGCGTGGAAGACCAGCACCTCGTAGCCGAGCTCGGCGAGCCGATCGCGGGCGGCGTCCACGGCCGGGGTGGTGACCCCGAACATCGACGCCCCCACCAGCGGCCGGTCCGGCAGCCCGGCGGTCTGCACGGCCTTGGCGAGCTGGCGGGCCCGTGCCATGCCGGAGGCGGCGGCGGCCGCGTTGCCGAGGATGGCCCGCGAGAGCCGGTTGATCCCGGCGATGTCGACGACGCTGTACATCATCGTGACGTCCTTCGCCCCGACGTACGGCGAGACGTCCCCGGCCGCCATCGTCGAGACGATGAGCTTGGGCAGCCCGATCGGCAGGTCGCGGACCGCCCGCGCGGCGATCGACGAGCCGCCGCTGCCGCCCACCGCCAGCACGGCGTCCACGCGGCCGTCGGCCTGCAGCTCGTCGAGGACCGCGGCCGCGCCCTCCCCCATCGCGGCGACGGCCGCGCCCCGGTCGCCGGCCTCCCGCAGCGCCCGCAGGTCGGCGCCCGCCGCCTCGGCGACCCGGGCGGCGAGGACGTCGGCGAGCAGGGCTTCGCCGTGCTCCCCCACGCCCACGTCGATGACGACGACGTCGCTGCCCAGCTCGACGAGCCGGTTGCGCAGCCACGCGTACTCCTCGCCCTTGGTGTCGAGGGTGCCGATCAGTACGACGGACGGCATGTCCTTGCCTCACCTCACCGCTGGTCGATCCCGGGGAACCGGACGGCCCCGCTGTGATGTGCCCCGTCACCCGCGTTCCACGCCATCCGGCCGGCCCGCCCCGGTCTTGTCTCCTCCTTCCCGCGCCCGCCTGACGCGGCGTCCTACGACCGGCCGAGGCGGAGGGGCAGGCTGCGCGGGCCGCGTACCTGGCCGGCGGCCCACGTCACCCCGGCCGGGTCGGCGAGCTCGAACACCGGCATCCGCTCCAGCCACACCTCCAGCGCCACCCGCAGCTCCATCCTGGCCAGGTGGGAGCCCACGCACCGGTGGATGCCGAGGCCGAAGGCCACGTGCCGGTTGACCTTGCGGTCGAGGACGACCTCGCCCGCCTGCTCGAACTGATCGGGGTCACGGTTGGCCGCGGGGAACGACAGCAGCACCCAGTCGTCGGCCTTCATGTCCACGCCGTTCCAGTGCATGTCCTCCTTGACCAGCCGGGCCATCGTCACCGGGGCGTACACCCGCAGGAACTCCTCCATCGCGGTCGGCAGCAGACCGGGCTCGGCGACCAGCCGCTCGCGGTCGGCGGGCGTCTTCGCCAGGTGCCACAGCGACGCGCCGATCGCGCTCCAGGTCGTGTCGATGCCCGCGATGAGCAGCAGCGCCATGGTGCCGGCCACGTGGGACGGGTCGAGCTTGCGGCCGTACAGCTCGGCCTCGATGAGGTACGTCGTCAGGTCGTCGCGCGGATGGTCGAGGTGGTCGCGGATCTGGGCGAGCAGGTAGTCGAACAGCTCGTCCATCCGCTCGATCCGCTCCTCCGGCGGCAGGTTGACGCCTTCGAGCGAGCTCTCGATGAACTCGCGGAAGCGGGGCCCGTCCTCCTGCGGGAAGCCGAGCATGTCGGCGATGACGCGGACCGGGATGTGCTGGGCGTAGTCGCGGGCGGCGTCCACGACGTCGCGGCCCTCGAAGGCGTCGATGAGCTGGTGGCAGAAGGCCCGGGTGGGCTCCTCGCGCCGGGAGACGGCGGTCTTGGTGAAGGCGGGCAGCAGCAGCTTGCGGGCGTCGTGGTGGAAGGGCGGGTCGGAGGAGATCGGCGGCGTGCCGCCCACCGGGGCCAGCTCCCGTGGCGGGCGGAAGTTGCTCATGATGATCGACCGGGACGAGAAACGCTCGGTGTCGTAGGCGATGGCCGCGACGTCCTCGTAGCGGGTGGGCAGCCAGCCGCCGCCGAACCGTTCCGTGTGCGCGATGGGGCAGCGCCGGCGCAGGTCGTCCTGGATCGGGTACGGGTCCTCGACCCACTCCGGCTCCAAGTGGGAGAAATCGGTCGCCCAGTCGGAGACGGGGCCGGTGATGACCTCGTTGCGCGTGCCGAGCGGCTCGTCCTCGCGCGTCTCACGGAAGCCTTGGGTGAAGCGGTCGTCAACGGTCATGCCACGCCCTCCTAGAGGATCTCGATCGCCCGCTCGGGGCAGTTGGCCACCGCCAGGCGCGCGGTGCGCTCCTCGCCGTCCGGCACGGCGCCGTCGCCGACGACCTGGCCGTAGCCCTCGTCGTCCTCGGCGAACAGCGCGGGAGCCAGGTCGTAGCAGCGGCCGTGCCCCTGGCAGCGTTCCGGGTCGATCTTGACTTTCACTCGGGTGCTCCGCTCTCTGATGGGGTGCCGCCGGGGGCGAACGCCCGGACGACACGGGTGAGCAGCGCCGTCCACTCCTCGTCGTCGACGGCGTGCAGGTCGGGGGTGATCAGCGCGCTGCCCATGGCCAGGAGCAGGCAGAAGTGGGCCAGCGCGCCCGCCGGCAGGGCGGGGTCGAGCTCGCCGTCGTCCTGGGCGGCTCGGACCAGCCCGGCGAGCCATTCGGCGCGCTCGCCGACGTAGTCGCGCATCGGGCTGGCCATGTCCTCGTCGCGGCGGGCGGCGGTGAGGGCCTCCACGATGAGGTAACCGGGCGCGTCCCGGCGGCGCGGCAGGTTGCGGCCGAGGACCAGCAGCAGTTCGGTGGCCGTACGGTCGGGGTCGGCGGCGACCAGCCTGGCCAGCGTCTGCCGCCCGTGGGTGCGCAGCGCCGCCACGATCAGCTCGGCCTTCGAGCCGAAGTGGGCGTACAAGGCCCCGTTGCTGAC is part of the Nonomuraea coxensis DSM 45129 genome and encodes:
- a CDS encoding Tm-1-like ATP-binding domain-containing protein, which translates into the protein MPSVVLIGTLDTKGEEYAWLRNRLVELGSDVVVIDVGVGEHGEALLADVLAARVAEAAGADLRALREAGDRGAAVAAMGEGAAAVLDELQADGRVDAVLAVGGSGGSSIAARAVRDLPIGLPKLIVSTMAAGDVSPYVGAKDVTMMYSVVDIAGINRLSRAILGNAAAAASGMARARQLAKAVQTAGLPDRPLVGASMFGVTTPAVDAARDRLAELGYEVLVFHATGAGGRALEGLAASGMLAGVLDLTTTELADDLVGGVLSAGPDRLTAAGRHGVPQVVAPGALDMVNFGPRDSVPPEFAGRLLYAHNPAVTLMRTTPEEMRELGRRVAAKLRRARGPAALFLPRRGVSALDAPGGAFAGPEADAACFEALEEGLRGSAVAVEDLDLHVNDPAFGRAMADRLHELITGGAS
- a CDS encoding cytochrome P450, producing MTVDDRFTQGFRETREDEPLGTRNEVITGPVSDWATDFSHLEPEWVEDPYPIQDDLRRRCPIAHTERFGGGWLPTRYEDVAAIAYDTERFSSRSIIMSNFRPPRELAPVGGTPPISSDPPFHHDARKLLLPAFTKTAVSRREEPTRAFCHQLIDAFEGRDVVDAARDYAQHIPVRVIADMLGFPQEDGPRFREFIESSLEGVNLPPEERIERMDELFDYLLAQIRDHLDHPRDDLTTYLIEAELYGRKLDPSHVAGTMALLLIAGIDTTWSAIGASLWHLAKTPADRERLVAEPGLLPTAMEEFLRVYAPVTMARLVKEDMHWNGVDMKADDWVLLSFPAANRDPDQFEQAGEVVLDRKVNRHVAFGLGIHRCVGSHLARMELRVALEVWLERMPVFELADPAGVTWAAGQVRGPRSLPLRLGRS
- a CDS encoding ferredoxin; its protein translation is MKVKIDPERCQGHGRCYDLAPALFAEDDEGYGQVVGDGAVPDGEERTARLAVANCPERAIEIL
- a CDS encoding TetR/AcrR family transcriptional regulator — protein: MGRIAGVSAAETRERLLLAAAEVFAERGYDGTRVADIAAAAGVSNGALYAHFGSKAELIVAALRTHGRQTLARLVAADPDRTATELLLVLGRNLPRRRDAPGYLIVEALTAARRDEDMASPMRDYVGERAEWLAGLVRAAQDDGELDPALPAGALAHFCLLLAMGSALITPDLHAVDDEEWTALLTRVVRAFAPGGTPSESGAPE